DNA from Mycobacterium sp. SMC-8:
ACCACGGCGACCTTGCCCACGAGTTCGTTCATCTGTGCTCCTCCAAGAAGTCCAGCAACAGCTGGTTGACAGCGGCGGGCCGCTCGATCTGCGGGCAGTGTCCGGCGCCGTCGACGACGGCCGAGCGCCCCTCGGTAATCTGCCCGGCGATCTCGGCCGCCCAACCCGGGGGCAGCAGTTTGTCGTCGCCCCCTTCGATCACCAGGGCCGGTACGGCGATGCGGCCGTAGGCGCGCGCACTGCTCGGGGCCGGCGGAGGTTCCAGGCCCGGGCGGCGGAACCGCGCCGCGGCCAATGACTCCCACGCGCCGGGGGCGATGCTCGATTCGTAGCGGCGCCGCACGTATGCCTCGTCGGCGGGGTAGGCAGGATCGGCGAACAACGCGGTCACGATGCGGCGCATGCCCTCGACGGAGGCGTCGTAGTCGTAGAGCGCGCTGACGTGCTCGTTGCGCTGGATCTCGCCACCACCGCAGATCGCGACCAGACTGCGCGCCGGCAGCACCGGTGCGTCCGAGGTGGCGTCGACGAGCAGGTTGATCGCGCCCATCGAATTGCCGACGAAGTGGGCGGCCTGCACACCCATCACGTCGCAGAAGCGCGCGATGTGCCGGATGCGCATGCCCCGGCCGTCGGTGAAGTCGACGACCTTGGCGGAGTCTCCGAAGCCGAGCATGTCCGGGGCCAGCACCCGGTACCGCCCGGCCAGCGCGTCGATGGTGTGCTCCCAGCCGACGGCCGCGCAGGCGCCGAATTCCCCGCCGTGCAGCAGGACGACCGGATCCCCTTGTCCCGCTTCGAGGTAACTTGTGCGCAGGCCGTCGATGAGAACAGTCTTCGATCGGAACGCCATGGTGCTAGGTGACCAATGTCCGGCTGGTCTGCGCGAACGCCAGCACCTGGCTCGCCAGCAGCTCGAGCTGATTGGCCACGGCCCTGCCCTGCTCGGTGTCGGCGAGCTCGCCCGACGGATCCCAGATCGGGTCGGCGGAGTTGATCGCCACACCCAGCGGGGTCGGCCATGCCCGCAGCGCGTGCCCGATGCTGCGCAGCTGGGTGAGCGTGCCCACCGCGGCCTGCCACCCGTAGGCGCAACTGATGCAGCCCCACGGGGTGTTGTCGAGGTAGACGCGGGGGTCCTCCCGCAGATCCTCGATGTAGTCGAGAGCGTTCTTGACCAGCCCGGAGATCGCCCCGTGGTATCCGGGCGAGCCCACCACTACGGCGTCGGCGTCCCGAAGGGTCTTGACCAGTTCGAGGGCTTTGGGTGTGCGCTCCAGCTCGTGCGGAGCGTACATCGGCAGGTCGAGGTCCTCCGCACTGAACAGCCGGGTGCGTCCACCCTGCTGCTCCACCGACGTCAGGCAGTAGCGCAGAGCCCGTTCGGTCGACGAGTTGGCCCGCAGTGTGCCGCCGAGACCCACGATGAACGGTTGATTGATACTGGTCACTTCCCCACTCACTTGATCGCGATCGGACTGACAGGTGCCCCGACGGCGCCGACCACCTTCAGTGGCGGTGCGACGAGCTGGAATTCGTAGCTGCCGTCGGCGGCGCAGTCGGCGGCGATCGGACCGAGGTCCCAGTACTCGCCGAGCATGAGGCCCATGTCGCGCAGGCACAGCATGTGCATCGGCAGGAACGTTCCCGTCACGCCGTTGGCGGGGTCGGGGTCCTCGACCATCAAATTGTCGGCGGCCACAGCTGCCACCTCGCGTTCGTGCAGCCAGGCCGCGCAGGTCCAGTGCAGTCCCGAGCCGGCTTCCCCACCATCCCCGGTCTGGAGGAAGCGCGTCCACCACCCGGTGTGCACCACCACGATGTCGCCAGAGCGGATCTCGACCTGCTGGCGGGCGACGATCTCGTCGAGTTCGTCGGGGGTAATCGGGGTCCCTGGCTCGCAGAACGTGTCCGCGCCGCGATGCGCGACGACGTCGAGGAGTACCCCGCGGGAGGCGATGCCCTTCCTGTCGACTTTCTCGATCCCGAGGTGGAAGGCGCCGAAGCTGGTCACCGAGTCAGCCGGAAATCCGTTGTAGAGCTTGTCCTCGTAGTACACGTGTGACATCGCGTCCCACTGCGTGGCGGCCTGCAGCGGCATCACGATGATGTCGTCGTTGAACCGGAACGGGTTGTCGGCGAAGAACGCGCTCATGTCGGCGGCCACCGCGTTGCGCAGCCATTGAGGCCCGTACTCGACGAGCGTGGAGGCGTCACCCCCGTCGACGGTCATCACGTGAACGGGGTTCTGTCGGAACTTGAACGCGCCCTGAGGTCCCCCGGAGCTGAAGTCGCCACCGAGGGAGATCACCTTGCCCTGCGTGACCAGGCCTGCGGCTTCGGCGACCTTCTCGGCAGTGATGAAGTTGAGGGTACCGAGTTCGTCGTCGTCGCCCCACCGTCCCCAGTTGCGGACCTCGTCGGCCATCCTGCGGAAGTCGCTCATGGTGCCGGTCATCGGGAACTCCCTTGTGCGGACTGCGGATCGGTCATCTGGGCGGTGATGCGCTGGGCGAGGATGCCGCCGTCGGTCCACACCACCTGTCCGGTGAGGTAACCGGCGGCCCGGCTGCCGAGGAACACCAGCATCGCCGCCTGCTCCTCGGGCGTCGACACCCGCCCCAGCGGGGCGGTGAACGAATCGAGGTACTGCTGACCGTAGGCCGAACGCAACTGGTCCAGTATCGGGGTTTCGGTAACCCCCGGTGCGGTGCAGTTGATCCTGATGCCGCGGGCGCCGAGATCGACGGCCCGATGCATCCCGTAGAGGATGATCGCCTCCTTGGACTGGCGGTAGCCGCCGTCGGCGAGCGCGTCGGGATGCTCGGCGCACCACCGCAGGCCTTCTTCCACCGACGTGGTGGCGAGAAGACCCGCGGTGGTGGCGGCGTGGTTTAGGTAGCCCGAAGCGGCCAGCGAGGACACGTTAGTGATCGAGGCCCCGGCCGGCATCCGATCCACCAACGCTTCGGTGAACTGGCGCATACCGAGAAAGTTGATCCGCACCACCAGCAGCGGGTCCCGGATTCCCGACGACACCCCCGCGACGTTGAACACCGCGTCGACGCCGTGACCCACCGCGGCCGCGGCGTTGTCGACAGAGTCCGGGTCGGCCAGATCGACCGGGATGAAGTCCCCGAGGGCAGAACGGTTTTCCGGCGCGCGCAGGTCCAGGCCGGTGACCCGCGCGCCGAGCGAAGCGAGCTGATGCGCCACCTGTGCTCCGATCCCCGAGGCGCACCCGGTGACCACCGCGTGCCTGCCGTCGAAGCGCACCAGCTCGTCCAGCGGGGTCACGATCAGCTCGCAGCTTCCTTCGCGGCCTTGGCGTCCTTCTCGGCCTGTGCAGCCTTGACGCGGCCCTCGTTGATCTCGGCCATCGCCTCGGGAATCTCCCCCGCCGTGAACTTGCCGCCGCGGCCGGTGGGCAGACCGCCGAACGCGTAGGTTTCGTCGAACAGCGGTGCGTCCCAGTGCTGCCGGCGCGCCTCGACCTTCTCGATCACCGGCGCCAAACGCTTGGCCTTGTCCTGCACCGCTTTCGCGTCGCGCTCGATGAACTCGGGCAGGATCTCTTTGCCCATGATCTCGATGGACTCCATCGTGCCCTCGTGGCTGCGCGGGTTGAGCAGCAGGATGATCTCGTCGACGCCGCTGGCCTCGTAACCACGCAGGAATTCGCGGACGGTGTCGGGTGATCCGATCGCGCCGCGGCCCGGCCCGTAGGCCAGCGTGGGATCGTCCTTGACCGCCTTTTCGTAGAGCTCCCACACCCCGGTGCGCCCAGGGGTGTGCATGCCCGTCAGGTAGTAGTGCATGATCCCGAACGAGAAGAACCCGCCGCCGATGCCGAGCCGCTTGAGCGCCTCCTCGTCGGTCTTGGCCACCATCATCGACAGGTCGCCGCCGATCGCGAGCAGGTTGGGATTGATCGCCGGGGTGATCGGCGTGCCCTTCTCCTCGAACTCCTTGTAGTAGCCGTCCACCCGGTCTTTGAGCGCCTCGGGTCCGGTGTAGGCGAAACTCAGTGCGCCGATGGCTTTCTGGGCGGCCATCTGCACCGACGACGGCCGTGTGCACGCCACCCAGACGGGCGGGTGCGGCTGCTGCAGCGGCTTCGGGATCACGTTGCGAGCCGGCATTTCGACGTGCTCGCCCTTGAAGCCGGTGAACGGCGCCTCGGTCATACACCGGATCGAGACCTCAAGTGCCTCTTCCCACATCGTGCGCTTGTCGGCCGGGTCGATGTTGAAGCCGCCGAGCTCGGCGACCGACGACCCCTCACCGGTGCCGAACTCCACCCGGCCGTTGGACAGGTGGTCGAGCGTGGCCACCCGTTCGGCGATGCGGGCCGGATGGTTGATGGGCGGCGGCAGGTGCATGACGCCGAAGCCGAGTCGGATGTTCTTGGTGCGCTGGCTCGCCGCGGCCAGGAACATCTCCGGCGCGGTGGAGTGGCAGTACTCCTCCAGGAAGTGATGCTCGGTGAGCCACACCGTGGAGAAGCCGGCCTTGTCGGCGAGTTCGACCTCGTCGAGACCGTGCTGGAAGAGCTGGTGTTCGTCGTCGTCAGACCACGGCCGGGGCAACGGGAACTCGTAGAACAGGGAAATCTTCACTGCTGTTTACCTCCTAGAAGATTCGGGGCTTTCGGGGCTTTGGATGGACAGTGGTTCCTGGTCGGTGGTCGCCGACTCCGCGATGTGGCACGCCGCGACGTAGCCGAACGTCATGGCGGGCCCGATCGTCGCGCCGGCACCGGCGTAACTGCGGCCCATCACCGCCGCCGACGCATTGCCGACCGCATAGAGCCCCTCGATCACCGTGTCGTCGCCGCGCAGCACGCGGGCGTGCTCGTCGGTGCGCAGCCCACCCGAGGTGCCGAGGTCGCCGAGGATGATCTGGAACGCGTAGTACGGCGGCTTGCCGAGCGGGTGCAGATTCGGGTTGGGCAGCGTCAGGTCGCCGTAATAGTTGTCGTAGGCGCTGTCACCGCGGTTGAAATCGTCGTCGTGGCCTTGGGCGGCCAACTCGTTGAACCGTTCGGCGGTCCGGCGCAGTTGCGCCGGCGGGACCCCGATCCGGCCGGCGAGTTCCTCCCAGGTGGACCCCGTCTTGACGATGCCGGACTCCAGCCAGGCGGCCGGCACCTTCCGGCCAGTCGGGACGGGAGCGAACGGCACCTTGGGAATCGGCAGGTGCCCGGCGACGACGTACCGGTGGAACGACCGGATGTCGGTGATCAGCCAGCACGGGATGTGCGTGACACCGGAGCGCTCACCGTCGATCATCGCGTGGGCGAAGTCCATGTAGGGCGCGGCTTCGTTGATGAACCGCTCGCCCGCGCCGTTGACCACGAACTGGGATGGCATCATCCGTTCGTTGAGCATGAACTGCAACCGTCCGTCCGGCCAGCAGATCGCCGGGAACCACCACGCTTCGTCAAGCAGATCGGTTGCCGCGCCGAGCTTCTCGCCGGCCCGGATACCGTCACCGGTCGCGGCGGGATTGCCGAAGCTCCAGTCCTTGCCGGGTCCGGCGAGTTCAGCGACCCGGTTCAGCTCGGGCAGATGTTGCCGCCGCCAACCCATGTCGTGGTCGAAGCCGCCGCTGGCCAGGATCACCCCCCGCCGGGCCTGCACCCGCAGCACACGGCCGTCTTTCTCGATGACTGCGCCGATCACCCGCGCATCCGGGCCGTCGGTGTCGGTGATCAGCTCGGTCATCGGCGCGTTCAGCCATAGCGGGATGTCCTGCTGTTTCATCGCGAGCCGCAGCCGCGCCGACAGGGACTGACCGATGGCCGCCATACGTTCCCCGAAGGCTCGGGCCCGGAACATCCGCCAGATCAACTTCAGCAGCACGGCCTTACCGCGCCAGTTCTGCCGGACCTGATAGAACAGCCGCAGGTCCTTGGGCGCGAACCAGATTCCCTTGGGCGCCAGCGCCAACGGGGCGAGCAGGTTATGTTCCTCGTCGCCGAGCACGCGCAGGTCAAGCTCGGGCACGTTGATGGTGCTGCCCAGCGCTGACCCGCCGGGAAGCTCGGGATAGTAGTCGGCGTATCCGGGCTTCCACACGAACTCCAGCCAGGGGCTGAGCTTTTCGAGGAAGTCCATCATCTCGGGCGCGGCGTTCACATAGGTGCGCAGCCGGGCGTCGCTGACCAGACCGCCGGTGATCTCCTTGAGGTAGGTGAACACCTGATCAGGGTCCGGCACGTAGCCCTCGCGGCGCTGCGACGGCGCCCCCGGCACCCAAATGCCGCCGCCCGACAACGCGGTGGAGCCGCCGAACCGCGGCGACTTCTCCACCACCAGGGTGTCCAGGCCGGCTGACTTCGCGGCCAGCGCGGCGGTCATCCCGCCGCCACCGGACCCGATCACCAGGACATCGGTGGCTTGGTCGAATCCTTGGCCCGCAGCAGAACTCATTTTGTGGACACCGCCGTTCGAATCGCGAAACCGGCGATGAGTTCCGGTGCGGCACGGTAGAACCGGTCGCCGGTACCGTATCTGCCCTGCGCGGCCAACGCTGAAAAGGCGGCCACCCAGGTTCTGACCTCGTGAGCAGAGTTACCCGCCTGCTCGGCGATCCAGCCGTTGTCCCAGCCGTCCACCTCGGCGAGCCGGCCGGTGTCGAGCAGGTCCAGGAACGCCGTATCCCAGTCCGGGTTCAGCGGAGCGAGCGCCCCGTGGCCGGCCGCGAATTCGCGGGCTGCCTCGATCACCGCCGACTGGCGGGCCAGCCGCTGCTCGGTGGTCATCGGCACGCCTCTGACGATGCGGTCCAGCGCCGCCGGCGGCGCGGTCGCCAGCGTCGGGACGGGAGGGTCGTGCGACAGTCCGCCCGATCCGATGACCAGCACCCGCTTGCCGAGGCCGGCGAGATGCGCGCCCACGGCGGCCCCGAGCGCACGGACTCGGCGCATCGGTCCCAGCGGGGTCGCCACGGAGTTGACGAACACCGGGATGACGGGTTTGGCGGTGGCGTCGCCGAACAGCTTCTGCAGCGGTTGCACTGTGCCGTGGTCGACGTCCATCGCCGCCGAGATCGCGACGTCGACGTCAGCGTCCAGCACCGCCTGGGCACAGTCGGTGGCCAGATCGGCCGGCACGTTCAACGGACCTTGGTAGGTGCCGTAGTCGCCGACGCCCGCGGCCGCGGTGCCGATACAGAACGGCGGCATCGCGCGGTAGAAGAACCCGTTGTAGTGATCGGGCGAGAACGTGACGACGAGCTCCGG
Protein-coding regions in this window:
- a CDS encoding LLM class flavin-dependent oxidoreductase; the encoded protein is MKISLFYEFPLPRPWSDDDEHQLFQHGLDEVELADKAGFSTVWLTEHHFLEEYCHSTAPEMFLAAASQRTKNIRLGFGVMHLPPPINHPARIAERVATLDHLSNGRVEFGTGEGSSVAELGGFNIDPADKRTMWEEALEVSIRCMTEAPFTGFKGEHVEMPARNVIPKPLQQPHPPVWVACTRPSSVQMAAQKAIGALSFAYTGPEALKDRVDGYYKEFEEKGTPITPAINPNLLAIGGDLSMMVAKTDEEALKRLGIGGGFFSFGIMHYYLTGMHTPGRTGVWELYEKAVKDDPTLAYGPGRGAIGSPDTVREFLRGYEASGVDEIILLLNPRSHEGTMESIEIMGKEILPEFIERDAKAVQDKAKRLAPVIEKVEARRQHWDAPLFDETYAFGGLPTGRGGKFTAGEIPEAMAEINEGRVKAAQAEKDAKAAKEAAS
- a CDS encoding FAD-binding protein, whose amino-acid sequence is MSSAAGQGFDQATDVLVIGSGGGGMTAALAAKSAGLDTLVVEKSPRFGGSTALSGGGIWVPGAPSQRREGYVPDPDQVFTYLKEITGGLVSDARLRTYVNAAPEMMDFLEKLSPWLEFVWKPGYADYYPELPGGSALGSTINVPELDLRVLGDEEHNLLAPLALAPKGIWFAPKDLRLFYQVRQNWRGKAVLLKLIWRMFRARAFGERMAAIGQSLSARLRLAMKQQDIPLWLNAPMTELITDTDGPDARVIGAVIEKDGRVLRVQARRGVILASGGFDHDMGWRRQHLPELNRVAELAGPGKDWSFGNPAATGDGIRAGEKLGAATDLLDEAWWFPAICWPDGRLQFMLNERMMPSQFVVNGAGERFINEAAPYMDFAHAMIDGERSGVTHIPCWLITDIRSFHRYVVAGHLPIPKVPFAPVPTGRKVPAAWLESGIVKTGSTWEELAGRIGVPPAQLRRTAERFNELAAQGHDDDFNRGDSAYDNYYGDLTLPNPNLHPLGKPPYYAFQIILGDLGTSGGLRTDEHARVLRGDDTVIEGLYAVGNASAAVMGRSYAGAGATIGPAMTFGYVAACHIAESATTDQEPLSIQSPESPESSRR
- a CDS encoding NADPH-dependent FMN reductase, whose amino-acid sequence is MTSINQPFIVGLGGTLRANSSTERALRYCLTSVEQQGGRTRLFSAEDLDLPMYAPHELERTPKALELVKTLRDADAVVVGSPGYHGAISGLVKNALDYIEDLREDPRVYLDNTPWGCISCAYGWQAAVGTLTQLRSIGHALRAWPTPLGVAINSADPIWDPSGELADTEQGRAVANQLELLASQVLAFAQTSRTLVT
- a CDS encoding alpha/beta fold hydrolase — protein: MAFRSKTVLIDGLRTSYLEAGQGDPVVLLHGGEFGACAAVGWEHTIDALAGRYRVLAPDMLGFGDSAKVVDFTDGRGMRIRHIARFCDVMGVQAAHFVGNSMGAINLLVDATSDAPVLPARSLVAICGGGEIQRNEHVSALYDYDASVEGMRRIVTALFADPAYPADEAYVRRRYESSIAPGAWESLAAARFRRPGLEPPPAPSSARAYGRIAVPALVIEGGDDKLLPPGWAAEIAGQITEGRSAVVDGAGHCPQIERPAAVNQLLLDFLEEHR
- a CDS encoding coniferyl-alcohol dehydrogenase, producing MTPLDELVRFDGRHAVVTGCASGIGAQVAHQLASLGARVTGLDLRAPENRSALGDFIPVDLADPDSVDNAAAAVGHGVDAVFNVAGVSSGIRDPLLVVRINFLGMRQFTEALVDRMPAGASITNVSSLAASGYLNHAATTAGLLATTSVEEGLRWCAEHPDALADGGYRQSKEAIILYGMHRAVDLGARGIRINCTAPGVTETPILDQLRSAYGQQYLDSFTAPLGRVSTPEEQAAMLVFLGSRAAGYLTGQVVWTDGGILAQRITAQMTDPQSAQGSSR
- a CDS encoding cyclase family protein — its product is MTGTMSDFRRMADEVRNWGRWGDDDELGTLNFITAEKVAEAAGLVTQGKVISLGGDFSSGGPQGAFKFRQNPVHVMTVDGGDASTLVEYGPQWLRNAVAADMSAFFADNPFRFNDDIIVMPLQAATQWDAMSHVYYEDKLYNGFPADSVTSFGAFHLGIEKVDRKGIASRGVLLDVVAHRGADTFCEPGTPITPDELDEIVARQQVEIRSGDIVVVHTGWWTRFLQTGDGGEAGSGLHWTCAAWLHEREVAAVAADNLMVEDPDPANGVTGTFLPMHMLCLRDMGLMLGEYWDLGPIAADCAADGSYEFQLVAPPLKVVGAVGAPVSPIAIK
- a CDS encoding 3-carboxyethylcatechol 2,3-dioxygenase, with the translated sequence MSHSPLLNLPGLSQELLDDIEGAIGAARDFVADFDPELVVTFSPDHYNGFFYRAMPPFCIGTAAAGVGDYGTYQGPLNVPADLATDCAQAVLDADVDVAISAAMDVDHGTVQPLQKLFGDATAKPVIPVFVNSVATPLGPMRRVRALGAAVGAHLAGLGKRVLVIGSGGLSHDPPVPTLATAPPAALDRIVRGVPMTTEQRLARQSAVIEAAREFAAGHGALAPLNPDWDTAFLDLLDTGRLAEVDGWDNGWIAEQAGNSAHEVRTWVAAFSALAAQGRYGTGDRFYRAAPELIAGFAIRTAVSTK